From Toxorhynchites rutilus septentrionalis strain SRP chromosome 2, ASM2978413v1, whole genome shotgun sequence, a single genomic window includes:
- the LOC129771759 gene encoding autophagy-related protein 13-like, whose protein sequence is MDDDFVMIPDVNTLEPHIKMFAVKTTQVIVQSRMKQKSKTIGSPIPIRNDWFGLRIDDQPEVLAETEKVLQVKKHESVVTRLPLNVEISLQTPDEDSIVLEVWTLSVQTDNLHPKPLDVIHRELGVVLKLILTTTRMIPAYRLARKQDEDSYQIYYRIYTGERMADFGNEAMRRVVGEVPSQTGTITMSVVYLKSVSIDDFRPNLTSATARNKQNDNDMKVKERKIDLNQPMSSIAFVDTKKTKQVSEIDLSQPSHSAYRWLFTQNRAIKTAEPTTPDNESAPEEQTICSASPQDIVKKKTHSPEKAAQVLNSEEKLHEIKYNDIDTLKTKPVSKFDLSQSKNFALRWLFKGYKDNSSSNAPEAAESTTPDREPTLEEQASCSAVNTSSPTGSVEHDGLSQSKLVNNECKDEYSSDIPVDESSPKEQTICSAASVSCTDDSTGDITLQPEETAQGTSDGEEKLHGRKDADTDVPPFRWTITEYIDNNSSNAPEDTESTTSDSQPALVEQTICSSVSVTSPNYTDVDLSQSRRLYEECKDDSNFNALPEGVEPTIPDNESAPEEQTICSATNVLSLDDTVYNKTLQSEEPVQGLSDNGGNLKDEMEDDTLSDGSEYYDCPSPPPVLQSSETLNSMKVTEDVVGDHQLEEEPLGPLDNAGEPYEKEDDIPSDGSVFYECISPPPLLESDELPDSTNVEERGGVFRAIISMLQDTTLALWDNEEEDDD, encoded by the coding sequence ATGGACGACGACTTTGTCATGATCCCCGACGTGAACACATTAGAGCCTCACATTAAAATGTTCGCAGTGAAAACCACCCAAGTTATCGTGCAATCCAGGATGAAACAGAAATCCAAGACCATCGGCAGTCCCATTCCAATCCGCAACGATTGGTTCGGCCTCAGGATTGACGATCAGCCGGAAGTGTTGGCGGAGACAGAGAAGGTGCTCCAAGTCAAGAAGCATGAATCGGTTGTCACACGGCTTCCACTAAATGTAGAGATATCTCTACAGACTCCCGATGAAGATAGCATAGTCCTCGAGGTTTGGACGCTCAGTGTGCAAACGGATAACTTACATCCTAAGCCACTCGATGTCATACACAGAGAATTGGGAGTTGTGCTGAAGCTTATTTTAACAACTACGCGTATGATACCCGCGTACAGACTTGCTCGGAAACAAGATGAGGACTCATATCAAATTTACTATCGAATATATACCGGCGAACGGATGGCCGATTTTGGTAACGAAGCCATGAGAAGGGTCGTCGGGGAGGTGCCCTCCCAAACGGGGACCATAACAATGTCGGTAGTGTATCTCAAAAGTGTATCCATAGACGATTTCCGTCCGAATCTTACTTCGGCAACagcaagaaacaaacaaaacgaCAATGACATGAAagttaaagaaagaaaaatcgatttgaacCAACCGATGAGTTCCATTGCATTTGTAGATACGAAGAAAACCAAACAAGTTTCGGAAATCGATTTGTCTCAGCCTAGCCATTCAGCGTACCGATGGTTATTCACACAAAACAGAGCCATCAAAACCGCAGAACCCACGACCCCAGACAACGAATCAGCGCCAGAAGAACAGACCATCTGCAGTGCATCACCTCAAGACATTGTTAAGAAGAAAACCCACTCGCCTGAGAAGGCAGCCCAGGTATTGAATAGTGAGGAAAAACTACACGAAATTAAGTACAACGATATTGATACATTGAAAACAAAACCAGTATCGAAATTCGATCTATCTCAATCGAAAAATTTTGCGCTTCGATGGTTGTTCAAGGGATACAAAGACAACAGTAGTTCCAATGCACCAGAAGCTGCAGAATCCACGACACCAGACCGCGAACCAACACTGGAAGAACAGGCCAGCTGCAGTGCTGTAAATACGTCATCCCCTACCGGCTCTGTTGAACATGATGGTTTATCCCAGTCCAAGCTGGTAAACAATGAATGCAAAGACGAATACAGCTCCGATATCCCAGTAGACGAATCATCGCCAAAAGAACAGACGATCTGCAGTGCTGCCAGTGTGTCATGTACCGACGATTCTACGGGTGATATCACCCTGCAACCCGAAGAGACAGCCCAGGGTACATCGGACGGTGAAGAAAAACTGCACGGAAGGAAGGACGCCGATACTGATGTACCACCGTTCCGATGGACAATCACCGAATACATAGACAACAACAGTTCCAACGCCCCAGAAGACACCGAATCCACTACATCAGATAGCCAACCAGCGTTAGTAGAACAGACCATCTGCAGTTCTGTCAGTGTGACTTCCCCTAATTACACAGATGTTGATTTATCCCAGTCTAGGCGTTTATACGAGGAATGCAAAGACGACAGCAACTTCAACGCACTACCAGAAGGCGTAGAGCCAACGATACCGGACAACGAATCAGCGCCGGAAGAGCAAACTATCTGCAGCGCAACCAATGTGTTGTCTCTTGACGACACTGTCTACAACAAAACCCTTCAATCAGAGGAGCCAGTTCAGGGTCTATCGGATAATGGGGGAAATCTGAAGGACGAAATGGAGGACGACACCCTCTCGGATGGTTCCGAATACTATGATTGCCCGTCTCCACCCCCTGTGTTGCAATCGAGTGAAACACTAAATTCTATGAAAGTCACTGAAGATGTTGTTGGCGACCACCAGCTAGAGGAGGAACCTCTCGGTCCGTTGGATAATGCAGGGGAACCGTACGAAAAGGAGGACGACATACCTTCGGATGGATCTGTGTTCTATGAATGTATATCTCCACCACCACTGCTAGAATCCGATGAACTCCCAGATAGCACGAATGTTGAGGAACGTGGTGGCGTTTTCAGAGCAATAATCAGCATGTTGCAAGATACAACCCTCGCCTTGTGGGATAATGAGGAGGAAGACGACGATTAA